TGCATAAATTATAGGGTCTAGGTCACTGGACCGGCGGCatcatttcaacatgttcaatcagtGTGCGAGCATGCACTGCAGTTAAAGTTCGTTTTCTCTCTCACTCAGGCCCTACCTGAAATTGTCATGAGATGAGATTATCTTCACATTGGTCATGAGTATCTAGAGTTCAAGATGTGTGAAGGTCAAGGACCAATTCGTTTGTTTTTACCAGTTTTTATGACCGAAATTTTAACTTTTTGAAAAGAATCAAAAAATGGCCGACATGCGATTTCCTGGCTGGCAGTCTGCCAAAAGATGGTGGTGGGCCTAGCAGTCGTTTTTTTTACCTGAAAATGCACTTGAACATTATAGGCCTAAATGAAAGTTAAATTAGACAAATCTGCGTGTCATACCTTCTAACTGTGTAGGTGGGGGAAAACCGGTGGCTAGTTGAACCAGCATCTCTGGGTCTGTCTTGGAAGACCCGTTTGATCTGgcatttggtgctgttggcagTGCTGCTGATGTTGATGGCACTGCAGATTCCAAACCACCAGAGATTCCAACCAAAAAGGCTCACAATCTTTTCTGACACGGGATCTAACGGTCGTGGGCCTGGTCCACCTCCAGTCTTCCTCTTCTCTCTCTTTTCCTTAACAATCTTGTTCTTCGCTTCACTTGTCAGCCCTTGCCACTTGCACTTGATCTCCCTCCAGGTTCTTTGTTCCACCCTCTGGGCATAAATTTGTCTAAAAATATTATACCAAACGCTCTTCTTCAACTTGTTGGTGACGgtgtttgtcaactttgacGTTAAGAACTTGATGTGTGGCTCAGCTAAGTCGAGCAGCAGAGCCACCTCTTTATCGGTAAAGTTCTTCTTCCTAACAATTTTACCATTCTCTTCTGCAGCAGACAGCTCTTGGTCAGACATTTTTTTTGTGATACAGGAAGTGAGATGACAAGGTGCAATGTGGGATAATCCACTGACAAATCCACTGACAACTAAAAGGGCCTAAAAATTGGCTTTGAGCAACTCATACTTGTCGGTGGATTACCTATCGGCCGACAACTGATTTTTATCCACCGACAACACTTATCGACGGATAACCTTATCGGTGCTGCGAACAACCAGGCCCAGATGTTTATGATTAAAAAATCTAAAGGTTTAAGTAATCCTGGGAtacagaggttgaatgacactatcaggacatatgtttactgtattcttgGAGCACAAGCAGAGACTAGAACACCGATAGTTGGAACACCCGGGACAGAATCAGATGCTCAGAAGGAGTTTAACAAGCTGCTAAGGAATTCGATAGATCAACACCCTGATATTCCGAACTCAATTCGAAGGTACCAGGATGCAGTTTCCAAAACACgcacaagactagattatgtaataggaCCTGGCCTGTACATCGTAGGGTAAGGCATGGTACTTGATATCGTTAAGGTACATAACTACAATAACAACATATTGATAGCTCCAAGTAATGCTAAACCTGGTAGGAATGATATTAATAAAGAGAAGATAATAGCGCCACCACTAATGGAAGGCCATAGTGCTAAGCTAACAAGGgttaagactgattttgagacaGTTAAGGATGCTCCTGTTGAAActcctactcgagctatgctctcaggacgaagccCTACTGCCGCTACGCTCTCGGGACAAAGTGCAATTGGAAAATAGACAGAATGATGTTAATACTAGTACTGCTAGTAGATCTATTACTGATGTTGTTACTCCTGCTACTATTGAAAAGGATGATGATACCCATGAGTCAATTAAATTCATTCTTTACATTGTGGTTGGAACAGTCATTGTTTTTATGATTAGATAATTTCAGAGATGATAAATATGGCTGAGGGAGGTGAAGAGTTTGAAATGGGTGATCTGAGGGACGTTACCTTTAGACAACCACTTGATGACACTATTGATACTAGTATTTCCAATAGAATGAGTGATGATGATGCAACAACTTACAACACTAATCTAGGAAATTCAAGTGCTTTGACTACAGAGACTTCATTCtctacaccagaaagagtaagaagtACTGCACCAGAACTGATGGAAAAAGAATCATAGTACACAGCTAttgaggataaacttgataaagcaatGAAAGGAATAGGATGAAATTATGACAAGAATAAACTAAGTAATCTAGCACCAAGAATCAAAGTGCAAGAATCAAAGGGAAGGTAAAGAACTTTTCTTTAGTGTGGCAAAGGAAGAACTCATAGATTTTAcagagaaacaaaaacaaaacgatAATTTTATTGTTATCAAAAATGCTAATGGGGAAGAGACTGGGGGGATGCTCCGTGTGACGAAAAGGGAGGGTGAGTTCTGTGCAGAGAACACACAAAAAAGAGATTTTGATGTTTAATTTCTAAGAACGATTAAAGGACGAATTGAACCTGATCCAGCAGCACCCACTACATCAGCACCTATGGAAcgtaatagaagtgtaacacaACCTCAGTTAGAAGTAAGTGAAACACAGACACTCATTGATGAGgtaaacatttcatcaaaaccCATAGATAGGTTGATAGATGCAACTGATGATGAACTCAAAtcactagacgcaagggccaaaagcgccgcgtagcggcaaaaaatcgaagctggcgaaacatttataacgggtcaccgtcacttattattggacttatagcgcatttacggggttgcaactattttgctttacagtgtcaccaggaaagaaaagcatgcgatctaacgccgatctatttgtataatgtgataattggaaggtatatagtaggaaatatcaataaaataatcattccatgtcgtcttttgagggcatttttgattgtaaaaaatatatgtgtacgtcaccggagtctctgcaatgataattttatcacagcagtctcgcgcatgtagaagttctttacctattagttcttcacttattagtctggcgcaaagccagacgttttccattacgatttcactacgatgcttgaccagaaggagcagtgcgcgagatatgctaatgagcagacttccctcgcttgagtttcggaagaatgttccatatcgcgctaagctgaccacttctgaccatgacaggcgtgcattggactggtacaggttggaactgaacattgcataagctggtggtgacgctttctgatgagaagttggtcgtgactgatgcagtatccttggacttgtccacagcatcgttcaatcattgctctctgagctagcttgattctgtacttacccaaatactgagaccaaatgcctgttgactgtgctttaagagagactggcgccatgcctagtctctcttaaagcacagtcaacagacaccaacccctttagactcagaaaccacaaacgcccaacccttccttctaccttaatacttctgggtttcaCAGAATATGCATTTAGGGAACTTAGAGGATTAAGaaaggctggtgatgatcttgcTACAGTAAAAATGCAAAAGGACAGGCAGATTGAGGAACTAGAGAAAAAGCTTGAAACTTTACAAAGAGACTTTGTAaactctgtagaagaagatgttgGAGAAAGAGAGGAGTTGAGAAAGGAAATTGATGAACTAGaagacaaattgtatgaggaagaGGCAAAGGTCTGGAGGATAGACAATGATAGGGAGTCACAAGCCCGCAGGATGTAACGCTTAATAACTGATGCTTTGAAGGAACCAGATTCAAGAATTCCACTAAAGGATAGAATAAGGTTACTTTTTAAGATGGATGGTCTAACTATTGGTGCCATAGTAACAGCTGTAATTATGTTTttcacaactctaggtcttagtattaGTAGTGCTCTGAAAGCTGTCCGGAAACCTACACCACCAGGACCTACACCACCAACACCGCCAAAACCagaaccatcaataccagataaagtaaaagaagacCTCAAGAAGTTtggtgaatggtttaaaaacctggccaagaaatcagcagcAGCTTTACCCGGAATAATCAGCTCTATTGTCTCATTCCTATTGAAATCAGTGGCTGGTGTTGTTGGTTTTTCTGGCTGAATACATGATCATAGcatttattattattgttagctCAATAATCTATGGTTTTATAGGGGGAGTTAAAGCAGTAAAGTCGAGccatgctctcaggacaaagtcgaGCTAAgttctcaggacaaagtccaagTCATAGTCACTGAAATGATAATAGGAAGAAGTAATATTGAATTTTACcaataaatattgaattttacattGATAATAAATggaatggcaacaggatatttactAAACACTGatagtcattattctacattcaaGGACTTGTGGTTAACAGAGGAGGAAAGAGACGACATGGTGTTTCAGGGTATCCAGCCAGAGAACCTCAGgaagttaaagggtaactcgtgtcaaatttcaccatataatgttttagctgtttttgacaaatgactgcgtcactttctcatacatcggtaaggttttcgaatcgaaatgcacattttctagaaattgatggttttaatcccgcacggacggctcgcttcgatgccgttgaaatcgcgctacgccgacgacgttttcgttgatgacgtcacaacatgaacatttttgcggtcgcggtggtttacattcccgcgaaaaaaaaacaaactcattcgtttatttacaactgccattgaccattgacattcaatcctgtccttacacaatatattcacgataagaactgaaggttatggagaagaagaagaaatggttGTCGGGTGGCGGGTGCTGCAATGTTTTGcagcaacaccagcaaaactgaaggtgttggggttttccactggcctgaccctatcaaagaaccgggccgtcaccatgaagttcaagtcaagaggtcaccagccggtggttcatcttctcctcctgatgctccgccggaacaACTTCtagaaccaactccaaattcgtaGGTcgttgggggtcttccagcacatttggaaaaaatctcgaagtaacgaagtaagggaagggacggccccTTCCCCCAAGTCCAgagtcctagtcatttcatcataaatttcctaagtccaaccaagaaaattccatcgctgacgtcataataatggtattcctaaaactattttttgacctcatttaatattcattagattttcctgagcgtacgctaactactgcggatatagcttcttcctagagtgaataggaaaatattcgacggtctgacttgtttatgttgtgacgtcatgaggtcacgtgacttagtgcgggtttttcaaaacgtcttcggcagttggccagtctgacgcattaaaaacagcgattttataataaatctaatcaaaaatggaaaatttgagcttcacatttgtgatcaactattaaaaacggacgtatttccgtaaagttgtaaatcacatcatagtatcactttaagatcaggagtagctgaagctgatgttgctggtgaaactagtgatgAAAAGACCCAAAGAAAGTGTTTGGTAGCAAATACAAGATACCACTAGATTTCGAGCTATTCCACaaccatgctccattttacaagtttccggTTCAAGAGGacgttatcattgaaatcacactagcaccaaaggaggagatcATTGTCACCACAACTACTGCTAATAtgaactacaaacttgaaaatatctgttttgaatacgacacagtAACTCACAAGATGATAGCGAGTCAACTGAGTATCAGGTACAATTCTGGCTTCTCAATCTTTTACGATTAGGTAGACCAtttcaagacagtcaatgttacttccAATGAAACGTTAATCAACGAGAACATTAattttccaagaatgtcaattaaaggcatCAGCATCTATTCGTGTCTGATAATGTCGATGGATCTCGAATTTCTGAGATGTTCGAAAACCCCAATATCACTAAAGTACAGattacaatagagggtgtttctaatcaagtgttcccagaaggaatgaaaatgatggatcaatggaaGGAGATCAAGAAGCATTTCATGTCtgaggatttgaagaaaactaacGATTgttacatgacaatggagaaatatcAAATCACTATGGGTTGTGGTTGGACTTGAGAAGCACAGAAGACAATTGTCTACACGGTTCTGGTAAGAGACTTCAGAACACAAAGGATGGAATCAAGTTGTCTCTTACAAAGAAATCTTgcaagggaccatacaaaatgcacatattcgtgttTTCTGATGCTCAGGCGAACATCAGTAACTATCAAATAGCATTTTTACAGCATTAGAGCAGGACTTCGTCCTTAGCAACAAAGTTGTGCTACGCTCTTAGCAGCAAAGTTGTATTAGATGCGAAGTTTACTactgattttctaagtaattaaatggaacTACCAGGaatgaaagatattttcaacacacTCTATCGAAGTTAACTAttggcaacaacaacaattggttactctatgatactaaaaaggttcttgagaattaACATAGGTTCACCAAGTAATGCTAGCCTAGAGGAGATATTCAAATCCGGTGGAACTGTAGCTGTTAGTAATGGCACATCAGAGTACATTTACAATCGAGGAATATTACTCAGAAACATAATGAAGTAAATATCTACTTAACTAAATGAAAACTGTAATCAAAATAGATTCTAGTGATTACCCAGAACAGAGTTctagtgatttaacagtcaatcttaacactgaaattcaggatgcatgtagcatcactttgacttttgcagtaataccttgtacattctacagtATCAGTGAAGCCAGGaagaataataaaataaaaattagGGTTTTTttatagggagctcttaagcgagctttatggttaagggtcgaatgtgcgtgtgtataccgtcaacgaaaaaaatttgacccggttgaccggaaccagaaaacctctgcacccaggtgacatttttgcacgcgaatcgtatacgctaatgcacagcaatttacctggggagagattttctttttccaaacaattcagcgggacgcaacgatgtttacgcagagaagccgctgttcggttgaagatttcgtcaaaacagggccgaatcaaagtgtaacgataccctggggcgaatcgaaatgcattaaacaacaagctgcatcgctgccagagattatttttctctttccgggaagaaatcgtgctttgaactggcaaaattccgcaaaagattttccgtctgctaacttttccgtagtttcaagcgcaccaacatgatcggtccggggctgcccgtttcgacgacgatttcgtcaataccatggggtgtgacaatatgccgacggtctggttccattaataatgcaataatcttgaaagtacattggtctcaatgtctatttccccgtttccatgacaaaatcctaccttgaaacctgaaaccactcgtccacaacatttcaattttccgtagaaagcgcatgcgcactaactcaaacgcgcGCGCTACcctcaaactattcacgcttattATACTTTTCTGGCTTCAAAATGAGCTGGATTAGATTACTTTACATACCAATAACATGCATTGGCGTTTAAAGTCcaacactttaaaaaaaatttacgTTTTGCAAatacatttcatcaaaatgtctaaaatgaGATGGGGCGAATACCAGGCTATGGTCTTTCGTGGACAACGTCGTCTGCTACACTGGCACTGGTCACTGGTGTCTTCAATCATGTCATCTGTGGTGAGTATCCCCGAAAATGCATGTCCTAGTGAAAAATAACAGAGTGGACATATTGTAAATAAAGAGAGATCGTCACCAAGAGACCAAGGTAGAGAAACAACATTGACAGATGTGAAACTTTGATGTACAGAGACAGAAAATCTGCTGGTAGGCACATCTCCACGTCTTCATCACCTCGCACATCAGCCACACACACAGACAGTCTTTTGTTTTAATTAAAAGGCGAGGGTATGTAAAAATATCAAGATAAAAGTTGTTGAATGACACAGTAGTACCAGTATGACGATCATTTTTATTGCCTTGTAACAATCACTGCAAAAATAACATGCAATGCAACATTATTCCTTGTCcttgaattgaaaattgtcCTCCCCATGCCAGGCCATGCATCATCAACAGAACCAACTCTCGTCCTTCAGCAGAACCGAATTAAGCCCATACCGCTCAATATCTcccaaaataatttgttttccCCACTGTCAAAGGATGCAATATGCGTCTCTGGATGTGACGTCACATCCCTGAAGACGGAATATTCAACTGTGGGTGAATAAAGTACACCTAGAAAATATTTGAGGAAGGTGTTGTGAGCGAATGCCTACCTTATACTGCAACATTTTGCTTGCAGTTGCATACATTTATCAAAACTGCAGGAGCAGCTGTAGGCTAATGTGAGCAATGTGTGATAATCACTAAGTGAAATTTTGTTGCTTATAATATTGATTCATTTTGCAAATTGATTAAGTTGAACCCAAAAAATTTTCAGTTCACAGTAAAACATGGAATATCTTTGGTAAGAAGATTTTCCTCACCGATGGCCATCACAAGGAatcgttaaaaaataaatatgagACCTCTCCCCCTACAAAACCAGAAGACAGCCATATCTACAGCAGTTTTAAAGATATCTGCTGTCACCACTGAGAGCTACCAAATATGGTCGTCTCTTGATGTGACGTTGCAATTTCGAAGGTAGTCTGCAATCACCACTGATGGTTGTCTCTGGATGTGACACTGTAATCCTGAAGACAGTATCCCATGTCTCCATTGATGTGACCCAAATTTCATCATGCAAGTTACCACTGGCACTGCACACAAACAGTCACCCATGGATGCGTCCACCTTATCTAGGACATCCTGTTGAATGTGTTGTGATATCTTACGTCCTATAGTCACATCCTTGAAAATAAGGAATCCGTGGGACCCATCTTGAATAATGTGTTTGATGGTGAAAGCCTGTGGTTGGCACATTCGGATTATTCCTGTGCCTTTTCGTTTCGTTTCCTTTCGCAAGAATGAGACCTCCTGTCCAAATCCTGTCTCCATGGATGTAACTTCACGATTGCAGTCCGATCATCTCAGCCATAGTTTTTCTGTATTAGTAAGTATGGTTCACCTGCAAACATAAAAAGGAACACTGGAATGAATAATagacagtacatgtaaaacCCTCCAAGAATGCATAACTCAAGTCCAAAATGGAAGAGATTTGCCCAACAATTTGCCATGAGTCACATCCTAAAAGCACTAACTCATTCTCATTCCCAGGGTTCGTTTGCTTGTTTGACAGTAGCACTTTCTGCTCAAGGCAGTGTTTCTGCCCAAGGCCAAGGGGTTTGACCCTTTCTTGATGCGTAAATGCTCAATTCTGCTTGCAAATGACTACACTAGTAAAGATGTATAAgagtatcaaaacatttcatttatttcataaGTGCTGTCAGGCTGGCAATCTGATCTCGTGGGCAGCATTGCATACTATTTCTAACCAATCTTTCTATAAACTAGACCCACCCTAGACTTTGATTTCAGGTTTGGGTTGAATCAGAGTCaagacactgaaaatgatttgGGACCACTGTTACAATATACCTCCACAGCGGAGCGATGGTGAGATGAGAAGGAAGGAGCCTCAGACCCAGCCAAACCAGGAGGAACAAAGCCATCGAACCAGTGAAATTGCCAATGCTATAAAGGAATACCAAATCGTTAATGTTCCCGGCGATGGAAATTGCTTTTTTCACTGCCTGAATGATGTTATACCTGGACAAAGGAACCCCTCTGGCCATAAGCAGTACAGAACACTGATATGTGGGTATATTCTAAGCACATGGGACGAGCACAAAGCCATGGTTGAAGTATGCCATGGAATAAAAAGTCAAGAGCAGTATCAGGAGACGATGCTTAAAAGGAGTGGATACGCAACATCATGTGAAGTCCAAGCTGCAGCAAATCTGCTGAAATGTTCCTTCAACATCTTGTTGGAAGGAAGGAAGTTGCATAATGATGGTACCAGAAAGACCACTTATTACAACGAAACTATTGAGACTGATGACGCACTGATGCACATTACTCTCTTACTACGAGAACAACACTACAGCATTTTGATGCCGCCAGAGCAAACAGCTCTTCCACCTGTACCAACCAAGATCACTTTGATGCCGCCAGAGCAAACTGCTCTTCCACCTGTACAAACCAAGATCACTTCCACTAAGGTAAACAAGAACTCTTCACCAGAAATAAAAAGACGGCAGTCAAAGCGATTGGGAATTGTTCCCCTGGAGCCATCTGAGACAGAGAGCGCAAGTGCAAAGAAAAAAAGACGGTGGAACAACAGCCGCCAAAACCagaaccatcaataccagataaagtaaaagaagacCTCAAGAAGTTtggtgaatggtttaaaaacctggccaagaaatcagcagcAGCTTTACCCGGAATAATCAGCTCTATTGTCTCATTCCTATTGAAATCAGTGGCTGGTGTTGTTGGTTTTTCTGGCTGAATACATGATCATAGcatttattattattgttagctCAATAATCTATGGTTTTATAGGGGGAGTTAAAGCAGTAAAGTCGAGccatgctctcaggacaaagtcgaGCTAAgttctcaggacaaagtccaagTCATAGTCACTGAAATGATAATAGGAAGAAGTAATATTGAATTTTACcaataaatattgaattttacattGATAATAAATggaatggcaacaggatatttactAAACACTGatagtcattattctacattcaaGGACTTGTGGTTAACAGAGGAGGAAAGAGACGACATGGTGTTTCAGGGTATCCAGCCAGAGAACCTCAGgaagttaaagggtaactcgtgtcaaatttcaccatataatgttttagctgtttttgacaaatgactgcgtcactttctcatacatcggtaaggttttcgaatcgaaatgcacattttctagaaattgatggttttaattccgcacggacggctcgcttcgatgccgttgaaatcgcgctacgccgacgacgttttcgttgatgacgtcacaacatgaacatttttgcggtcgcggtggtttacattcccgcgaaaaaaaaacaaactcattcgtttatttacaactgccattgaccattgacattcaatcctgtccttacacaatatattcacgataagaactgaaggttatggagaagaagaagaaatggttGTCGGGTGGCGGGTGCTGCAATGTTTTGcagcaacaccagcaaaactgaaggtgttggggttttccactggcctgaccctatcaaagaaccgggccgtcaccatgaagttcaagtcaagaggtcaccagccggtggttcatcttctcctcctgatgctccgccggaacaACTTCtagaaccaactccaaattcgtaGGTcgttgggggtcttccagcatatttggaaaaaatctcgaagtaacgaagtaagggaagggacggccccTTCCCCCAAGTCCAgagtcctagtcatttcatcataaatttcctaagtccaaccaagaaaattccatcgctgacgtcataataatggtattcctaaaactattttttgacctcatttaatattcattagattttcctgagcgtacgctaactactgcggatatagcttcttcctagagtgaataggaaaatattcgacggtctgacttgtttatgttgtgacgtcatgaggtcacgtgacttagtgcgggtttttcaaaacgtcttcggcagttggccagtctgacgcattaaaaacagcgattttataataaatctaatcaaaaatggaaaatttgagcttcacatttgtgatcaactattaaaaacggacgtatttccgtaaagttgtaaatcacatcatagtatcactttaagatcaggagtagctgaagctgatgttgctggtgaaactagtgatgAAAAGACCCAAAGAAAGTGTTTGGTAGCAAATACAAGATACCACTAGATTTCGAGCTATTCCACaaccatgctccattttacaagtttccggTTCAAGAGGacgttatcattgaaatcacactagcaccaaaggaggagatcATTGTCACCACAACTACTGCTAATAtgaactacaaacttgaaaatatctgttttgaatacgacacagtAACTCACAAGATGATAGCGAGTCAACTGAGTATCAGGTACAATTCTG
This is a stretch of genomic DNA from Lineus longissimus chromosome 2, tnLinLong1.2, whole genome shotgun sequence. It encodes these proteins:
- the LOC135482894 gene encoding uncharacterized protein LOC135482894; translation: MIWDHCYNIPPQRSDGEMRRKEPQTQPNQEEQSHRTSEIANAIKEYQIVNVPGDGNCFFHCLNDVIPGQRNPSGHKQYRTLICGYILSTWDEHKAMVEVCHGIKSQEQYQETMLKRSGYATSCEVQAAANLLKCSFNILLEGRKLHNDGTRKTTYYNETIETDDALMHITLLLREQHYSILMPPEQTALPPVPTKITLMPPEQTALPPVQTKITSTKVNKNSSPEIKRRQSKRLGIVPLEPSETESASAKKKRRWNNSRQNQNHQYQIK